Below is a genomic region from Mycolicibacter hiberniae.
AACGTGCACGGCGGTGCGATCGCCGTGGGGCACCCGATCGGGATGTCGGGGGCGCGGATCACCCTGCACGCCGCCCTGGAGCTCAAGCGGCGCGGCTCGGGCTACGCGGTGGCCGCGCTGTGCGGTGCCGGCGGCCAGGGGGACGCGCTGATTCTGCGCGCCGGGTAGCGGCTGCCCTGCGCTTCCGGTGTTGCTGGGGCCGGGGCAGTGTCCCGCCCGGCCGCGTCGTGTGATCTTCGTCATAGCGGGGAGGGGGCGCGGGCAAACGGCCCTCAGCGGCACCGTGCGGGCGGCGTGACAGACTTGACGGCGTGACGCGTCCTCGACCCCCGATCGGACCGGCCTTGGCCGGAGCAGTGGACTTGTCCGGCCTCAAGAAGCCGGCTCCATCCGGCGGCGCCGCCGGCGGCACCGCCGCCGCCCCGTCGGGCGCCACCGAGATCACCGAGGCCAACTTCGAAGACGAGGTGCTGGTCCGGTCCAACCAGGTGCCGGTGGTGGTGTTGCTGTGGTCGCCGCGCAGCGAGGCCTGCCTCCAGCTGGCCGACACCCTGGCCGCGCTGGCGCAGGCCGACAACGCGGGCGGCCCGGCCAAGTGGGCGTTGGCCACCGTCAACGTCGACGTCGCCCCGCGGGTGGCGCAGGTGTTCGGCGTGGACGCGGTGCCCACGGTGGTGGCCCTGGCGGCCGGCCAGCCGGTCACCAGCTTTCAGGGCCCCCAGCCGCCCGATCAGCTGCGTCGCTGGGTGGACTCGCTGGTGTCGGCCACCGCGGGCAAGCTTGCCGGCGACGCCGAGCAGCCCGAGCAGGTGGATCCGAAGCTGGCGCAGGCCCGCGACCACCTCGACGCGGGCGACTTCTCCGCGGCGCGCGTCGCCTACCAGGCTCTGCTGGACGCCGACCCCAACCACAACGAGGCCAAGGGGGCGCTGCGCCAGCTCGCCTTCCTGGAGCGGGCGACCAGCCGGCAGCCCGATGCGCCGGCCCGCGCCGACGCCGACCCCGACGACATCGAGGCCGCTTTCGCCGCCGCCGATGTGCAGATCCTCAACCAGGACGTCACTGCCGCCTTCGACCGGTTGATCGCCCTGGTGCGACGTACCTCCGGCGACGAGCGCACCCAGGTACGGACCCGGCTGGTGGAGCTGTTCGAGCTGTTCGACCCGGCCGACCCCGAGGTCATCGCCGGTCGCCGCAACCTGGCCAACGCCCTGTACTGACACCGGGCGAGTCTCCAGGGCGAGCAGACAGAGAATCGCACTCCGCTACGCGGATTAGTGCGATTCTCTGTCTGCTCGCGGTAGTGGCCGTGCCCCGCGGGCTACTCCGGGGCGAGCCACACCGCCGACAAGGCCGGTAAGACCAGCACCGCCGAGGCCGGCCGGCCGTGCCACGGGCTGTCGACGGCTTCGACGCCGCCCAGGTTGCCCTGGCCCGAACCCCGATAGCCGACCGCATCGGTGTTGAGCACCTCGCGCCAGCGGCCCGCCCGCGGCAGCCCGAGGTGGTAGTCGGTGTGGGCGACGCCGGCGAAGTTGAACACGCAGGCCAGCACCGAACCGTCGGTGCCGTAGCGCAGGAAGCTCAGCACGTTGTTGGCCGAGTCGTTGGCGTCGATCCACGAGTAGCCGCGGGGGTCGGCGTCCTGGGTCCACAGGGCGGGCAGCGCCCGGTAATGGGCGTTGAGGTCGCCGACCAGGCGCAGGATGCCGGGGGAGTAGCCGTCGGGCTCGACGGCGGGATCGAGCTGAAACCAGTCGACGCCGCGTTCGTTGCACCACTCGCTGCGCTGGCCGAACTCCTGGCCCATGAACAGCAACTGCTTGCCGGGGTGGGCCCACTGGTAGGCCAGCAGTGCTCGCAGGCCCGCGGCCTTGTGGTGGTCGTCTCCCGGC
It encodes:
- a CDS encoding tetratricopeptide repeat protein encodes the protein MTRPRPPIGPALAGAVDLSGLKKPAPSGGAAGGTAAAPSGATEITEANFEDEVLVRSNQVPVVVLLWSPRSEACLQLADTLAALAQADNAGGPAKWALATVNVDVAPRVAQVFGVDAVPTVVALAAGQPVTSFQGPQPPDQLRRWVDSLVSATAGKLAGDAEQPEQVDPKLAQARDHLDAGDFSAARVAYQALLDADPNHNEAKGALRQLAFLERATSRQPDAPARADADPDDIEAAFAAADVQILNQDVTAAFDRLIALVRRTSGDERTQVRTRLVELFELFDPADPEVIAGRRNLANALY